A single genomic interval of Koleobacter methoxysyntrophicus harbors:
- a CDS encoding CAP domain-containing protein, with the protein MKKTVRIIGILMLLFLTMSLVTVKEGQAYTVYRVYRTTYTYRYAITYPYNYIFRIIKETPYGFEVKPPVSQTPVAEEPLPLSPGESQVPSSGYMTVDEQKMLELVNSEREKAGLAPLIPDKELIKLARMKSRDMIENNYFGHNSPVYGSPFEMMKSYGISYKYAGENIAGAPTVEKAHSSLMNSPGHRRNILNPNYTHVGIGIIDGGPYGKMFTQLFISK; encoded by the coding sequence TTGAAAAAAACTGTACGCATTATCGGGATATTGATGTTGTTGTTTTTAACAATGTCACTGGTAACAGTAAAAGAAGGACAGGCTTACACTGTTTACAGGGTATACAGGACAACATATACTTACAGATACGCCATAACTTACCCTTATAATTATATCTTCAGAATTATTAAAGAAACCCCTTACGGATTTGAAGTAAAACCTCCAGTTTCCCAGACCCCTGTGGCAGAGGAGCCGTTACCACTCTCCCCGGGGGAATCCCAGGTTCCTTCCTCAGGCTATATGACCGTCGATGAACAGAAGATGTTGGAGCTGGTAAATTCAGAGAGGGAAAAGGCCGGCCTGGCTCCATTGATTCCTGATAAGGAGCTAATCAAGCTGGCCAGGATGAAGAGCAGGGACATGATAGAAAATAACTATTTCGGTCATAATTCACCCGTTTACGGCTCTCCTTTCGAAATGATGAAATCCTACGGTATCAGCTATAAGTATGCGGGGGAAAACATAGCGGGGGCTCCAACTGTAGAGAAAGCTCACAGTTCCCTGATGAACAGCCCGGGTCACAGGAGAAATATTTTAAACCCGAACTATACCCATGTGGGTATCGGGATTATCGACGGGGGACCTTACGGGAAGATGTTTACCCAGCTCTTTATATCTAAATAA
- a CDS encoding DUF3794 and LysM peptidoglycan-binding domain-containing protein, translating to MGVQVVKDVVKVSQVVGEQSTQVMVDGTVAVPAGKPDIQRVISVDANLNTATLDIEVIEGKVIIEGEIDVRVMYVADVDMEQPVHFMEGTINFSTFIKVPGAKPKMDVSVVADIDYVNFDVKNSRIADVKIVLDLFAKITKAIEVEVVTDIKGPDCQVLKETIKVDDIIGENFSQTVVKDEVDIPAEKPNIQEIIKVDVSVEEKEVKVIEDKVIVDGTLDVKVLYVADVPEDMPQQPVHFAEGRIPFTHFVEIPGAEPDMTAIVRVVVENARGRRKNARTVTVEAVLELFAKVTSTEQLDVVVDAYCPSSPIHLKKEKLKVAQVIGEDTTQSVIKDVLEVPSEKPPIEQIYNVKASAKIDEKSIIDNKVIIEGSINIETLYVAEVAEVCPQQPLHYTEGEIPFTQFVEIPGAKKGMDVEVHVMVEHVSFSLVNHKEYEVRVVLGIFAKVTETVELEVVVGVSEVDKEKYPYPPEKEKPTVRIYIVQRGDTLWKIAKRYNTTIDAIVRANNIKNPDLIMPGQKLIIP from the coding sequence ATGGGAGTACAGGTAGTAAAGGATGTTGTAAAGGTCAGTCAGGTTGTAGGAGAACAATCCACCCAGGTAATGGTTGACGGTACGGTAGCAGTCCCTGCGGGAAAACCTGACATACAGAGGGTAATATCCGTCGATGCAAACCTTAATACGGCAACCCTGGATATTGAGGTAATCGAGGGGAAGGTGATAATTGAAGGAGAAATTGATGTAAGGGTTATGTATGTGGCAGATGTAGATATGGAACAACCCGTTCATTTTATGGAAGGAACTATAAACTTCAGCACCTTTATAAAAGTACCCGGTGCCAAACCTAAAATGGATGTCTCTGTAGTAGCCGATATAGATTACGTGAACTTCGATGTTAAAAATTCGAGGATAGCCGATGTGAAAATCGTTCTGGACCTGTTCGCGAAGATAACTAAAGCAATAGAAGTAGAAGTTGTTACCGATATCAAAGGGCCCGACTGCCAGGTTCTTAAAGAAACGATAAAGGTAGATGATATTATAGGAGAGAATTTCTCCCAGACCGTTGTTAAGGATGAAGTAGATATCCCTGCGGAAAAACCGAATATTCAGGAGATAATAAAGGTAGACGTTTCGGTGGAAGAGAAAGAGGTCAAGGTAATAGAGGATAAGGTTATTGTAGATGGCACTCTCGATGTCAAGGTCCTTTATGTGGCTGACGTACCGGAAGATATGCCCCAGCAGCCCGTGCACTTTGCCGAAGGCCGGATTCCCTTTACCCATTTTGTAGAGATTCCGGGAGCAGAGCCCGATATGACGGCAATAGTAAGGGTTGTTGTTGAAAATGCACGGGGCCGCAGGAAAAATGCCAGAACGGTTACGGTAGAAGCCGTCCTGGAACTCTTTGCTAAGGTAACCAGCACGGAACAGCTCGATGTTGTGGTGGATGCCTACTGCCCTTCCTCGCCTATCCATCTTAAGAAAGAAAAGTTGAAAGTAGCTCAGGTCATAGGGGAGGATACAACCCAGTCGGTTATAAAGGATGTACTGGAAGTCCCGTCTGAAAAACCGCCCATAGAACAGATATATAATGTAAAGGCAAGTGCAAAGATAGATGAAAAGAGCATTATTGATAATAAGGTTATTATTGAAGGGAGCATCAATATTGAAACCCTTTATGTTGCTGAGGTGGCAGAAGTGTGCCCGCAACAACCCCTCCACTATACCGAAGGAGAGATTCCGTTTACGCAGTTTGTAGAGATTCCCGGGGCAAAGAAGGGAATGGATGTAGAAGTCCACGTAATGGTTGAGCATGTAAGCTTTAGTTTGGTTAACCACAAAGAATACGAAGTTAGGGTAGTTCTGGGGATATTTGCGAAAGTAACTGAAACGGTAGAACTGGAGGTTGTTGTCGGTGTAAGTGAGGTAGATAAAGAAAAGTACCCATACCCGCCGGAGAAGGAAAAGCCCACTGTGAGAATCTATATAGTCCAGAGGGGAGACACATTATGGAAGATAGCCAAGAGGTATAATACAACTATAGATGCCATTGTAAGGGCCAACAACATTAAAAATCCCGACCTAATCATGCCGGGGCAAAAATTGATTATCCCTTAA
- a CDS encoding Veg family protein yields MGKNELLRIKKDVEAFVGQRVKLKANRGRRKTFEREGILEKTYPNIFVVKIDDKTNAVRRVSYSYTDILTETVEVTVYGENGYKKIKCVS; encoded by the coding sequence ATGGGGAAAAATGAACTGCTTCGTATTAAAAAGGATGTAGAGGCGTTTGTCGGTCAACGGGTTAAATTAAAAGCAAATAGAGGCCGCCGGAAAACCTTTGAACGGGAAGGCATCCTGGAGAAAACCTATCCGAATATATTTGTGGTAAAAATTGATGATAAAACCAATGCTGTAAGAAGGGTTTCATATAGTTATACGGACATTTTAACGGAAACCGTTGAGGTTACCGTATACGGAGAAAACGGCTATAAAAAAATAAAGTGTGTATCTTAA